One genomic window of Providencia hangzhouensis includes the following:
- a CDS encoding 4Fe-4S single cluster domain-containing protein has protein sequence MVNVNISRVHFPITALGPGKRIGIWFQGCSLRCKGCLSPDTWQVKDNSITVKQLLDQITEWLPFADGITISGGEPFEQPEALSALVKGIKQLTDADILVYSGYQWEHIEERVLQMAPNIDALISEPFIVDLPQTQMLKGSDNQQLHMLTPLGKARFMAYQRSITPEDKVLDLAFDETGRLFLAGVPERNDMLRLRTLIEQQDQSLRQLKK, from the coding sequence GTGGTGAATGTTAATATTTCACGAGTTCATTTTCCCATTACGGCCCTAGGCCCCGGAAAGCGTATTGGTATCTGGTTTCAGGGATGCTCATTACGTTGTAAAGGCTGTCTTTCTCCTGATACATGGCAAGTGAAAGACAATAGCATCACGGTGAAACAATTACTGGACCAGATAACGGAGTGGTTACCATTCGCAGATGGCATCACGATTTCAGGGGGAGAACCGTTTGAACAGCCTGAAGCCTTATCCGCATTAGTGAAAGGGATTAAACAGCTAACAGATGCGGATATTTTAGTCTATAGCGGTTATCAATGGGAACACATTGAAGAGCGTGTTTTACAAATGGCTCCCAATATTGATGCCTTAATTAGTGAGCCATTTATTGTGGATCTTCCGCAAACCCAGATGCTCAAAGGCAGTGATAATCAGCAATTGCATATGTTAACGCCATTAGGAAAAGCGCGATTTATGGCATATCAGCGCTCGATAACACCAGAAGATAAAGTACTGGATTTAGCGTTTGATGAAACAGGGCGGCTATTTTTGGCGGGGGTTCCTGAACGTAACGATATGTTGCGTTTGCGGACCTTGATTGAACAGCAAGATCAATCCTTGCGACAACTAAAAAAATAA
- a CDS encoding AAA family ATPase: MDFQKPRWLRDLLRFIPLKSQFVLFGNVRDLQASEIAPRVVTPLPFNQALFNNLFQAGYAYVITYTPLIGFQCVASPTENSQASATLMQNLGLHMADDKAAGGIDMLNHLLEKFINYKQQPIALCIDFASCLISHRDNLTPAEHSLFTRALVVSHQAKTRPAGENNQPFYNSIFWIVEKETDLPDWFLVNNPRVRAIPVAKPDSQVRRVLTPMLLASLSDVNSIEQADKDSLFNDFIDETEGLLLLDLTAIVQLARIENVPVTRISDAVRRYKVGITEDPWKKIDKQKIHNAPEIISRRVKGQQHAVTHLLDIIKRAMTGVGGHKGGRPRGVLFLAGPTGVGKTELAKTVTQLLFGDESAYIRFDMSEFSAEHADQRLIGAPPGYVGYDSGGELTNAIREKPFSVVLFDEIEKAHPHLMDKFLQIIDDGVLTSGRGDRVYFSESLIIFTSNLGIYRLDANGERVANVQPSEPFETVTRNVKSEIERHFKLVLNRPELLNRIGENIIVFDFIRPDVAQQIFEQMVGNILSGLEKQSLTISISPQAKETLKQHCLADLSNGGRGIRNQLESYLINPLSRAVFDQDLQPNSAYQIVEIATGETTQITLAAMSN, translated from the coding sequence ATGGATTTTCAAAAACCGCGCTGGTTAAGAGACTTACTGCGATTTATTCCACTGAAAAGTCAGTTTGTTCTATTTGGCAATGTTCGAGACCTACAAGCCAGCGAAATTGCGCCTAGGGTAGTGACACCACTGCCGTTTAACCAAGCACTCTTTAATAACTTGTTTCAGGCAGGGTATGCCTATGTTATTACCTATACACCACTGATTGGTTTTCAATGCGTGGCGAGCCCCACAGAAAACTCGCAAGCGAGTGCCACATTGATGCAAAACTTAGGTTTGCATATGGCTGATGATAAAGCTGCTGGTGGTATTGATATGTTGAATCATTTGCTGGAAAAATTTATTAACTATAAGCAGCAGCCAATTGCATTATGTATTGATTTCGCCTCTTGCTTGATTTCCCATCGCGATAACCTGACTCCCGCTGAGCACAGCTTATTTACTCGGGCTCTGGTGGTTTCTCACCAAGCAAAAACGCGACCAGCAGGGGAAAATAACCAGCCGTTCTACAATTCTATTTTTTGGATTGTGGAGAAAGAAACCGATTTACCTGATTGGTTTTTAGTTAATAACCCACGAGTGAGAGCCATTCCTGTTGCGAAGCCTGACAGCCAAGTTCGTCGGGTTCTTACGCCAATGTTGTTAGCTTCATTATCTGATGTTAATAGCATAGAACAAGCGGATAAAGACAGCTTATTTAATGACTTTATTGATGAAACAGAAGGACTCTTGTTACTGGACTTAACGGCGATAGTGCAGCTCGCACGGATTGAAAATGTCCCTGTGACACGTATTAGTGATGCGGTACGACGTTATAAAGTAGGCATAACGGAAGACCCTTGGAAAAAAATTGATAAGCAGAAAATACATAACGCACCAGAGATTATTTCTCGCCGAGTTAAAGGACAACAACATGCCGTCACTCATTTATTGGACATTATTAAACGTGCAATGACCGGAGTGGGGGGGCATAAAGGTGGGCGACCTCGAGGCGTTTTGTTTCTAGCGGGGCCAACGGGTGTCGGGAAAACGGAACTGGCGAAAACGGTCACTCAATTGCTATTTGGTGATGAAAGTGCGTATATCCGCTTTGATATGTCTGAATTTAGTGCAGAACATGCAGACCAACGTTTAATTGGCGCTCCTCCTGGCTATGTCGGTTATGATTCTGGTGGTGAATTGACGAATGCCATTCGTGAAAAGCCGTTTAGTGTGGTGTTGTTTGATGAGATAGAAAAAGCACACCCTCATTTAATGGATAAATTTCTACAAATTATTGATGATGGTGTATTGACCTCAGGACGTGGTGATCGCGTTTATTTTTCAGAGTCGTTGATTATTTTTACGTCAAATCTTGGCATTTATCGTTTGGATGCAAATGGTGAGCGGGTAGCGAATGTCCAGCCGAGTGAGCCTTTCGAAACGGTGACGCGTAACGTGAAAAGTGAAATCGAACGTCACTTTAAATTAGTGTTAAATAGACCAGAGCTGCTCAACCGAATTGGGGAAAACATTATTGTTTTTGATTTTATTCGCCCCGATGTGGCACAACAAATATTCGAACAAATGGTGGGAAATATTCTTTCTGGTTTGGAAAAGCAATCACTGACTATTTCAATTTCACCACAAGCCAAAGAAACGTTAAAACAACATTGCTTAGCTGATTTATCTAATGGCGGTCGAGGTATACGTAACCAATTAGAAAGCTATTTAATTAACCCATTATCTCGCGCTGTTTTCGACCAAGATTTACAACCTAATTCGGCTTATCAAATTGTCGAAATTGCCACAGGTGAAACAACGCAAATCACGTTAGCAGCGATGAGTAATTGA
- a CDS encoding fructosamine kinase family protein translates to MWQAMCRLLSEHLGEAELRNKVILSGGDIHHTLRIDYGEHTVFIKQNRREFLPLFKQEAEQLEMLAKSQTITVPKVYGVGSNKHHSFLLLEYFPLKPFDNTNAWHFGQQLARLHQWEEQPSYGFDFDTMLSTIVQPNGWEKRWNSFFAEKRIGLQLQLASEKGMVFADIQQIVDIVKEKLAGHQPQPSLLHGDLWPANCAITQNLEGVLYDPACYWGDRECDIAMLPLYQDLPIQIIDGYQSVWPLPNGFLDRQPIYQLYYLLNQAHIFGNEQSYQQARTIIDNLLNEK, encoded by the coding sequence ATGTGGCAAGCAATGTGTCGTTTATTAAGTGAACACTTAGGTGAGGCGGAGCTACGTAACAAAGTCATTCTGTCTGGTGGTGATATTCACCATACGTTAAGAATTGACTATGGCGAACACACCGTGTTCATTAAACAAAATCGGCGTGAGTTTTTGCCTTTATTTAAACAGGAGGCTGAGCAACTTGAAATGCTCGCTAAAAGCCAAACGATAACCGTTCCTAAGGTTTACGGTGTTGGCAGTAATAAGCACCACAGTTTCCTTCTGCTCGAATACTTCCCTCTTAAGCCTTTCGACAACACCAATGCATGGCATTTTGGCCAACAATTAGCGCGTTTACATCAATGGGAAGAGCAGCCTAGCTACGGGTTTGATTTTGATACTATGCTAAGCACAATTGTGCAACCTAATGGCTGGGAAAAGCGTTGGAATTCATTTTTTGCAGAAAAGCGTATTGGCTTGCAATTACAACTCGCTTCCGAAAAAGGAATGGTATTTGCTGATATTCAGCAAATTGTCGATATTGTTAAGGAGAAACTTGCTGGGCATCAGCCACAACCCTCTTTATTACATGGTGACTTATGGCCAGCTAACTGTGCTATCACTCAAAATCTTGAAGGTGTATTATATGACCCCGCATGTTATTGGGGAGATAGGGAGTGTGATATAGCAATGTTGCCATTATATCAAGATCTTCCGATCCAAATTATTGATGGCTACCAAAGTGTTTGGCCGCTCCCCAATGGCTTTTTAGATAGACAACCAATATACCAACTTTACTATTTACTTAATCAAGCCCATATCTTTGGTAACGAACAAAGCTACCAGCAAGCACGCACGATTATTGATAATCTACTCAACGAAAAATAA
- a CDS encoding YniB family protein — protein sequence MNYHNANYVAIGKRILGWVVFLLALISTLASLIKLAGMKGLAGEGINAVANDFIKLMAEMTRQSTPFLNFFWNNSPVPQVANGFSGSNISFIIIFIFIFVGLALSASGLRMYRQIKFIRESLEDHVIIEKAKGIDISKEELEAKVTIPRHTIFTQFFLLYFWPIVLGLALYFLLRFLNW from the coding sequence ATGAATTACCATAATGCCAATTATGTCGCAATCGGCAAACGTATTCTGGGTTGGGTTGTTTTTCTGTTAGCATTAATTTCGACATTGGCGTCTTTAATTAAACTGGCAGGCATGAAGGGGCTCGCAGGAGAAGGGATTAATGCAGTCGCTAATGATTTTATTAAATTAATGGCGGAAATGACCCGTCAAAGTACACCATTCCTAAATTTCTTTTGGAATAACTCACCAGTACCTCAAGTCGCTAATGGGTTTTCCGGTAGTAATATCAGCTTTATCATCATCTTTATTTTTATTTTTGTTGGACTGGCGCTTAGTGCATCAGGTTTGCGTATGTACCGGCAAATTAAGTTTATTCGTGAAAGTTTAGAAGACCACGTGATCATAGAAAAAGCAAAAGGGATAGACATCTCAAAAGAAGAGCTTGAAGCTAAGGTGACTATTCCACGTCATACGATATTCACTCAATTTTTTCTTCTTTATTTTTGGCCAATTGTATTGGGGCTAGCGTTGTATTTTCTTCTGCGTTTCCTTAATTGGTAA
- the hxpB gene encoding hexitol phosphatase HxpB: MYHNLPIQSVIFDMDGLLIDSEPFWAQAELEIFSQLGVDVSIADTLPDTLGLRIDHVVELWYHASPWQGCSQEEATQRIIDRVVGLVEETRPILPGVQHAMELCRSMDLKIALASASPLYMLEKVLNLLDIRDYFSAVISASDLPLSKPHPEVYLKAAAELSTKPVNCVSLEDSFNGMISAKAARMRSIVVPDSKHFNDPRFGLADIKLASLNDLKAEHLR, translated from the coding sequence ATGTACCATAATCTTCCCATCCAATCGGTCATTTTTGATATGGATGGTTTACTGATCGACTCGGAACCTTTTTGGGCACAGGCTGAACTTGAGATTTTTTCACAATTGGGTGTTGACGTTTCAATTGCGGATACCCTGCCTGATACCTTGGGTTTACGTATTGACCATGTGGTGGAGCTTTGGTACCACGCTTCCCCTTGGCAAGGATGCAGCCAAGAAGAAGCCACACAACGCATCATTGACCGTGTTGTTGGCTTAGTTGAAGAAACTCGCCCTATTCTACCGGGTGTGCAACATGCGATGGAACTTTGCCGTTCAATGGATTTAAAAATTGCGCTGGCTTCCGCCTCTCCTTTGTACATGTTAGAAAAAGTATTAAACCTTCTGGATATTCGTGATTATTTCTCCGCGGTTATTTCCGCATCTGATTTACCCTTGAGTAAACCTCATCCTGAAGTTTATCTTAAAGCAGCAGCTGAGTTATCGACTAAACCCGTCAATTGCGTTTCATTAGAAGATTCATTTAACGGTATGATTTCTGCAAAAGCCGCCAGAATGCGTTCAATTGTGGTGCCTGACAGCAAGCATTTTAATGACCCGCGCTTTGGTTTAGCGGATATCAAATTAGCCTCACTGAATGACTTAAAGGCTGAACATTTACGTTAA
- a CDS encoding metal-dependent hydrolase produces MTAEGHLLFSVASLIMAHKLQITPEIAHGDWLHMVPGALLGALLPDIDHPSSIPGRLLRIFSLPISKLCGHRGFTHSLVAWLLLMISCYQWIPTEWAIPNDIIQAFLLGYISHLVADMLTPSGVPFLWPLPQRFCFPMIRGKNSQRGERFIAIILTVCACFLPAGYQFDFYNHIDMIIKYIHNQIDTHIPT; encoded by the coding sequence ATGACAGCTGAAGGGCATCTGCTTTTTTCCGTCGCCTCTTTAATAATGGCTCATAAACTTCAAATCACCCCAGAGATTGCTCATGGTGATTGGCTGCACATGGTTCCAGGGGCCTTATTAGGCGCATTATTGCCCGATATTGACCACCCCTCTTCAATTCCTGGTCGACTACTACGGATTTTTTCATTACCCATTTCCAAATTGTGTGGGCACCGGGGGTTTACTCATAGCTTAGTTGCATGGTTACTTTTGATGATTTCTTGTTATCAATGGATACCAACCGAATGGGCAATTCCAAATGATATTATCCAAGCTTTTTTATTAGGTTATATCAGTCATCTAGTCGCTGACATGCTCACCCCTTCAGGAGTACCATTCCTATGGCCACTCCCTCAACGCTTTTGTTTTCCCATGATCCGCGGTAAAAATAGCCAACGAGGGGAACGCTTTATTGCCATTATTTTGACTGTTTGTGCCTGTTTTTTACCTGCAGGTTACCAATTCGATTTTTATAACCACATTGATATGATTATAAAATATATTCATAATCAAATAGATACACACATTCCCACATAA
- a CDS encoding L-cystine transporter codes for MNIPLIINVLGFVALLILLAKLGAKGWSLSKKVLVGLVFGVAYGVILHLVYGSGHQTVKDSILWFNIVGNGYVQLLQMVIMPLVFASILSAVARLHKASSLGKISFLTIGTLLFTTAIAALVGILIANLFGLTAEGLVQGQSETARLSAIESNYIGKVSDLTVPQLILSFIPKNPFADLTGANPTSIISVVIFAAFLGVAALQLFKDDKERGEKALAAIDVMQAWAMKLVRLVMRLTPYGVMALMIKVVASSNLHDIINLGTFVIASYVALGIMFVVHGILVATTGLNPIKFFKKAGPVLTFAFTSRSSAASIPLNIETQTRRFGIPESIASFSASFGATIGQNGCAGIYPAMLAVMVAPTMGINPFDPLWIATLVGIVTISSAGVAGVGGGATFAALIVLPAMGLPVTLVALLISVEPLIDMGRTALNVSGSMTAGTVTSQLMGETDKAIFNQNDDADLKHV; via the coding sequence ATGAATATTCCTCTAATTATTAATGTGCTCGGCTTTGTAGCACTACTAATACTGTTGGCAAAACTAGGGGCTAAAGGCTGGAGCCTATCTAAAAAAGTGTTAGTCGGTCTGGTTTTCGGTGTTGCCTACGGGGTAATACTGCACCTCGTGTATGGTAGTGGCCACCAAACGGTAAAAGACTCCATTCTGTGGTTTAATATTGTCGGAAATGGTTATGTGCAGCTATTACAAATGGTGATTATGCCATTAGTATTTGCTTCAATACTAAGTGCAGTGGCAAGGCTACATAAAGCTTCTTCGCTAGGTAAAATTAGCTTTTTAACAATTGGCACTTTGTTATTTACCACAGCTATTGCGGCGTTAGTGGGTATTTTAATTGCCAATTTATTCGGCCTGACTGCCGAAGGTTTAGTTCAAGGTCAATCCGAAACAGCACGTTTATCAGCAATAGAAAGCAACTATATTGGGAAAGTTTCTGACTTAACCGTGCCTCAGCTAATCTTATCGTTTATTCCAAAAAATCCATTTGCAGATTTAACGGGTGCAAACCCAACGTCAATTATTAGTGTCGTTATTTTTGCTGCTTTCTTAGGTGTTGCCGCACTGCAACTGTTTAAAGATGATAAAGAGCGTGGTGAAAAAGCCTTAGCAGCGATTGATGTTATGCAAGCTTGGGCAATGAAATTAGTTCGCTTGGTCATGCGTTTAACGCCATATGGTGTGATGGCACTGATGATTAAAGTCGTAGCAAGTTCAAACTTGCATGACATCATCAACCTAGGCACTTTTGTTATTGCGTCCTATGTTGCGTTAGGCATTATGTTTGTTGTACATGGTATTTTAGTGGCGACGACTGGCTTAAACCCTATTAAATTCTTTAAGAAAGCGGGCCCGGTTCTGACATTTGCATTCACTAGCCGTTCAAGTGCTGCAAGTATTCCACTAAATATTGAAACACAAACACGTCGTTTCGGTATTCCTGAATCGATTGCTAGCTTCTCTGCATCGTTCGGAGCAACAATTGGGCAAAATGGTTGTGCGGGTATTTATCCTGCAATGTTAGCCGTGATGGTCGCACCGACAATGGGTATTAATCCATTCGACCCGCTGTGGATTGCGACATTAGTCGGTATCGTGACTATCAGTTCCGCAGGTGTCGCGGGTGTTGGTGGCGGTGCAACTTTCGCCGCATTAATTGTACTACCAGCGATGGGCTTACCAGTTACATTAGTTGCTCTGTTAATTTCAGTTGAGCCATTAATTGATATGGGTCGTACTGCATTGAATGTCAGTGGTTCAATGACAGCAGGCACAGTGACTAGCCAGTTGATGGGTGAAACAGATAAAGCAATATTTAATCAAAATGATGACGCAGATTTAAAACACGTTTAA
- a CDS encoding YkgJ family cysteine cluster protein — MTNNVHILKTDPSDNPCVSCGACCAYFRVSFYWAEAESGGGVVPQHLTEQITPFMSCMQGTNQKHNTRCSALEGTIGECVSCSIYTQRPTPCREFEQSWQDGIYNEACDRARAAHGLPPLEPHQPQIAC; from the coding sequence ATGACTAATAATGTCCATATCCTAAAAACTGATCCTTCAGATAACCCTTGTGTAAGCTGCGGTGCATGTTGTGCCTATTTTCGTGTCTCTTTTTATTGGGCTGAGGCTGAAAGTGGGGGTGGTGTTGTACCACAACATTTAACTGAGCAAATAACCCCATTTATGAGTTGTATGCAGGGAACAAACCAAAAACATAATACGCGTTGTAGCGCTTTAGAGGGCACCATTGGAGAGTGTGTGTCTTGTTCGATATACACACAAAGGCCAACACCTTGCCGCGAGTTTGAACAATCTTGGCAAGATGGTATTTATAATGAGGCGTGCGATAGAGCACGTGCTGCTCATGGTTTACCCCCTTTAGAGCCTCATCAACCACAAATAGCGTGCTAG
- a CDS encoding luciferase-like monooxygenase — protein MSDKKIPLSLLDLAPIIQGSTAKEAFAHSLDIAQLAEKLGYHRYWLAEHHNMTGIASAATSVLIGYLAANTHNLRLGSGGVMLPNHSPLVIAEQFGTLNTLYPERIDLGIGRAPGSDQRTMQALRRHMNTDIDNFPQDVAQIINWFDAINPDPAVRPVPGFGEKIPVWLLGSSLYSARLAAQMGLPFAFASHFAPDLLLQALEVYRANFQPSQRLSKPYAMVCINIIAADTQREAEFLFTSMQQAFVMLRRGQPSQLSAPVESMENIWSPAEKFGVQQALGMSLVGDKTKVRHGLDTILRQTQADEIMVNGQIFDHQARLYSFELAMQVMNEIM, from the coding sequence ATGTCAGATAAAAAAATACCCCTTTCTTTACTCGACCTTGCGCCAATCATTCAGGGTTCGACGGCGAAAGAGGCTTTTGCTCATTCCCTTGATATTGCTCAGTTAGCAGAAAAACTCGGTTACCACCGCTATTGGCTTGCGGAACACCATAATATGACTGGGATTGCCAGCGCGGCGACCTCGGTGTTAATAGGCTATCTTGCCGCAAATACTCACAATTTACGTTTAGGTTCTGGTGGCGTTATGTTGCCGAATCATTCCCCGTTGGTGATCGCAGAGCAATTTGGCACACTAAACACACTTTACCCTGAACGTATTGATTTAGGCATAGGGCGTGCTCCTGGAAGTGATCAGCGAACGATGCAAGCTTTACGCCGCCATATGAATACGGATATCGATAATTTCCCGCAAGATGTTGCGCAAATTATTAATTGGTTTGATGCTATAAACCCAGACCCAGCAGTGCGCCCAGTGCCAGGCTTTGGTGAAAAAATTCCGGTTTGGTTGTTAGGATCGAGTTTATACAGTGCAAGGTTAGCCGCGCAAATGGGGCTTCCTTTTGCTTTTGCTTCTCATTTTGCCCCTGATTTATTATTACAGGCGTTGGAAGTTTATCGTGCTAATTTCCAGCCATCGCAGAGGCTTTCTAAGCCGTATGCGATGGTTTGTATCAATATCATTGCCGCGGATACTCAACGTGAAGCAGAGTTTTTATTTACGTCGATGCAGCAAGCCTTTGTTATGTTACGTCGTGGTCAACCTTCTCAATTGTCTGCACCTGTTGAGAGTATGGAAAATATTTGGTCACCCGCTGAAAAATTTGGTGTTCAACAAGCATTAGGCATGTCATTGGTAGGGGATAAAACCAAGGTACGTCATGGGTTGGATACGATATTACGGCAAACTCAAGCGGATGAAATTATGGTAAATGGCCAAATTTTTGATCATCAAGCTCGTTTATACTCTTTTGAGTTGGCGATGCAGGTAATGAACGAAATTATGTAA